Within the Selenomonadales bacterium genome, the region GCCAATTTAAAGCCCTACTGATGTATTTGCAGAGCGTGGTAAAAGAAATGCGAAAAAGGCAAGGCCTCATGTAGCTTTTTGAATAAGAACCTTGCTTGTGCGTGATGGGGTCAACCAACCTTCTTCTGTTACATTTCCTTTTACTTATACAGTGCTAATACATATAGAGTATCCGCACTATCCTACCTCAAAACGGGCAGGATACGGCATCATATACTCTTATAGCAGTAATAAATATTAACACGCAATGTCAAGTTTGTCAAGCGATTTTATAAAAATAAAATAAAAATGTACAATATAATACCGATCTGTTTTTTCGTTGCTGTCATATTATCTGTTTTATAAACAAAAAACCCGAACCTGCAATGCAGATTCGGGTTTTGACTGCGACAAAAATGTCTAACTTCAAGCTGCTAGCGGCAGCGAGAAATTATTTAATTTCGACCGTAGCGCCTGCTTCTTCGAGCTGAGCTTTGATTTTTTCAGCTTCGTCTTTAGCAACTTTTTCTTTGAGAGCTTTCGGAGCTTCGTCAACGAGTGCTTTAGCTTCTTTGAGGCCAAGACCAGTTACTTCGCGAACGATTTTGATTACGTTGATTTTGCTGGAACCAGCGGATGCGAGGATTACGTCGAATTCAGTCTGTTCAGCTGCTGCTGCTGCTGCCGGAGCTGCTGCTGCAACTGCTACCGGAGCTGCTGCGCTTACGCCGAATTTTTCTTCCAATGCTTTTACGAGTTCAGAGAGTTCGAGAACCGTCATCGATTCAATAGCTTCCATGATTTGTTCTTTAGTCATTTTAAATTACCTCCAATAAGTAAGTTATTATTTTTAAATTTCAATTTTGTTTATGCTGCATTAAGCAGCGATGCATAAATTATGCAGTTTCTTTCTGTTTGCGTACTGCTTCGAGAGCATATACCAAGTTGCGGATCGTACCCTGAAGAACGTTGACGAAGCCAACGATCGGGGACTGCATGCCTGCGAGTACCTGAGCAACCAAAACTTCTCTCGGCGGCAAGTCTGCGAGTGCTTTAACGCCGGCTGCGTCGATAACGCTGCCTTCAACAAGACCTGCTTTAACCTGAAGAGCTTCGAGTTTCTCTTCTTTAGCGAAATCTGCCAACACTTTTGCCGGAGCTACTGCGTCCTCTTTCGAGAAAGCCATTGCAGTTGCACCTTCAAACGTCGGGAGAAGACCTTCTTTTTCAGTTTCTTTGGCAGCGATCATTGCCATCGTGTTTTTGATAACGCGATATTCAACGCCTGCTTCACGGAATTTGCGACGGAGTT harbors:
- the rplL gene encoding 50S ribosomal protein L7/L12: MTKEQIMEAIESMTVLELSELVKALEEKFGVSAAAPVAVAAAAPAAAAAAEQTEFDVILASAGSSKINVIKIVREVTGLGLKEAKALVDEAPKALKEKVAKDEAEKIKAQLEEAGATVEIK
- a CDS encoding 50S ribosomal protein L10 translates to MAITAQKQAMVADLKDIFVNAKGVVFTAYTGITVAQDTKLRRKFREAGVEYRVIKNTMAMIAAKETEKEGLLPTFEGATAMAFSKEDAVAPAKVLADFAKEEKLEALQVKAGLVEGSVIDAAGVKALADLPPREVLVAQVLAGMQSPIVGFVNVLQGTIRNLVYALEAVRKQKETA